CCTATCCAACTGCTTCTGAAACCGAAAAAAACTGCCAGCTAAATAAGCAACAGTTTTTGTCTTAAAAATTTTTAATTCTACCCGAAAGTTCTATTATCTGGCTATAATTTTTTTATTGGATGCCTGACCACCGTCTTAAGTTTTTCCGACGCTACTTTACGAGCATCGCTGAGATAAATCTCATGGTGGTAACGGGTATCCGAAATATCCAGCTCATAGCCCTGGTCGGCAATAAAAGCATGCATGGCTTCAACCGTCACTGGTTCATTATCATAAGGGCCGAGGTGCATACTCTGGACGCATAAACCTTCCGAATAGTTGAAAAATTCAACCTTTGAAAAATCTCTTTTTTTCTTACGTGTCGCTTCTGAAATCGCCCAATCAAAATCTTCTTTGCTGACAAAATCCGGCAAGCGAATTAATGAGATGAAAATGAAATCTTCTTTGTGCGCATAATCAACACCCTGGACACCATCCTGCCACCAGAAACCTTCCAGAGGTGGAACAACAAAATCAAAATAACCATTGATCTGGTGTTCACTATTTTTGCTCATCTTGATTGTATAAGCGATTCCATATAAAAGCTCTATTGACTGCTTGTATTCACCACCGTCAGCGTTTGGATCACCCTGGCCGCGTACCGCCAGATAATTCATAGTTGGGATGTCTACTATGGCTGGCTTATTTTTAGGCATATAAAATTCTTTATACTCTTTTTTGTAATCAAAAGCCATCTTATTTCTTTCCTTTCTTTTTTACTTTTGGCATGGGCAGTTCATCAAACATTTCAGTGACTGCCTGGCATAACAAATCCTGATTATCGACATCATCAACCAGAATCATTTCTTTTGCGCCCTGATAGGGT
This genomic interval from Eubacteriaceae bacterium ES3 contains the following:
- a CDS encoding GyrI-like domain-containing protein: MAFDYKKEYKEFYMPKNKPAIVDIPTMNYLAVRGQGDPNADGGEYKQSIELLYGIAYTIKMSKNSEHQINGYFDFVVPPLEGFWWQDGVQGVDYAHKEDFIFISLIRLPDFVSKEDFDWAISEATRKKKRDFSKVEFFNYSEGLCVQSMHLGPYDNEPVTVEAMHAFIADQGYELDISDTRYHHEIYLSDARKVASEKLKTVVRHPIKKL